From the Chryseobacterium sp. G0201 genome, the window TACAATCGTTCTTCCCAACAAAGGCATTCTGTTGCTTTCATCTACAGAATTAAGTCTAAAGCTCATCACCGATTTATTATGATTTCCGGGTGTTATAATCTTCTCTAATGAAGGACCTTGAGGCTCATCTGCCATTACGCAAACTCCCATATTGGTAAGGTTTGTCGTTTGGCTAAAGCTCAATCGTATAGCACGATAATCGCAACGCGCGTTCTGTTGATGGCAATGCGCACAGTTGATATCTAAATAAGACCTCAATCGTATATCTACAGGCTTGCTGGTATCTTTGTAATTAACTGTAGAAACAATATTTGAAGGGTAACTTAAAAGATAACCTTCATCCACGAGTTTCTGCAATTGATTTTTAACTCCCCCTTCGTAGCTGTATGTTGTATTAAGGTTTTGAGGTTTTACACCGATAGGAACCGGTTTATTGTCTAATTTATGACAGGCATAGCATTCTGATTCTGAAGGAATTCTGTAATCAATATTCATGACTTCATTATTCTCTTTTTTAAAAGTTAGGTTTTTAGAACTTCCACTTGTAAAATCAGTTCCGGTAACAAGATTAGCTTCTGTCTGTTCGTCATTCCACATATATTCCGCAAAAATCCAACCAGTTGACTTTCGTATCATTAATCTTGTCTCCAGTATTTTGGTTGTATTATTAGGCTGTACTGTATTGTAATAAAAGCTTTTTATTAAAACAGTTCCAACAGGGAAATTCAGGGATTTATCATCTGCATCAAAAGTAGCTTTTACGCCTTGTGGCATCCAGATAAATCTCTTTTTTAATGCATAATCAGTGAAAAGTGAACTTGCAGGTTCATAAGGAATTACCTTGCTTGATGGTGTCATATTTCTTAATTCACCTGTGAAAAAAGCATAGGTTGATAATTTAGCGTAAGGAACCGCATTGATTTCAAAATTAACAAAAGAACTCTCTACTTCTACTCCTTCCATTTTCTCATCTTTACAAGAAAACAGCATCAATAAAAATATAAGAGATAAAAAATAGTTTTTTCTCATCCGTTTCATGGTTTTAAGGAAACGAATATAAATAATAAACCAACTACACACCAAATATTTTTACATCAAAAACACAAAATCAATTAAAATAATAAAACAAAATAAACAATTAAAGATTGATTATTCAATAAAAAGACCACAAACACTTATAAAACACAAATAATATTTATTAAATAACAAATGAAAATTAAACAAAACAAATTAGGCTATTTTCTATTATTATTAATAAGCATTCTATAAAAATTGTAGAAATTAATGTTATTTATAAATAACATCCGAGAACAAGAAAAGTGTTGTAAAAACAGTAATAAATATCGCAATAATCACTAAAACGAGTTGTACAGTAAAATCTGTTTTTTCATGATCTTCTTCTTTCGCTTCAAAAGTGAAATTGATCTTGCCCGGATTTTTGATGATCCTCCAAATGAACAATAAAATGATAAGATTTAATATAATTGGAGAAAAAAGGAATAATTTACTTCCGGATCCACCTGTATTTTTTCCATATCCATGAATAGGAATAATTTCCGGAATTGAACTGTATTTGCTCACCAAATACACAGAATAACAAACGATTATAATGAAAGGAATGGAAAATAAATACCGTATACTTTTAGGAATCATTTTAATTTTTTTAGTGTTTTCTTCAAATATTCCTCAACATTTTCTTTATCCGGAACGGTTGTAATTTCTTTTGTCAACGCTTTTTCAAATTGAATTTTTGCTTTAGAATATTCTTTTTTATTGAAATAATACTTTCCTGCCTGATAATATACAAACCAAAAATCAGGGTTTAAAGATTGATAATTATTAATAAATTCATCAGAAAGAATTTTCTTTTTATCATCAATTGCATCTTCGATATGAGAACTCAATTTTTTATATTCTTCGTAATTCTTGTACTCCTGAGAATCTACAAAAGGATCTTTCGCAATATTTAAATCTGACTTTGCAAATTCACCGTTTTTTAATCTTTTTTCAGAAAAAATTTCATTTAAATCATAACATACAAATTCTCCTAATTGATAAGGGGTTGAAGACACCCAAACCAGTTTTTTTTCAGGAGAAAAAATAACGGCATGATGCGCCAATAACTGATTGATTGCCTTTTCATTTCCATAACCGATTTTCTCACCTTTCAATCCAGATTTATCTCTTAAAATAGAAGCCATTTTTTCTGGAGTCAACTTTTTATTTTCCTCTAAAAGCTCTTGTAATTTTTCGTAACGATATTCAGAATGACTTTCTATAATATGTTTTTGATTTCTTTTATCGTTTTTATAAGCTTCTGATTGAAAATGATTTGTACAAAAAACTCGGCTTGTATTTTCTACCTTGTAAACTCCGAAATTATCCGGAGAAACTTCGATAATCACAGCATTTTTATCGTTTGCGCTTCCAACCAAAATAGATTCTGAAACGAAAACTTTTCTCTTTTTGGTGATTGCAATAGCTTCATCAATATTCTTTGCGTATTGTAAAATTTCTCTCGTCATAAAAGAAATAGGAGTTTTTGCCGTCAAAGGAATTTTAGATTTTCCGGCATTGATCGTTACTGTAATTCCCTCTTTATTCATCCCCGAAACAACGCCAATCATTCCCGGCCAACTTACAGATAGATAAGGAATTCCTTGTTCAGGTTCAACGAACTCTATTAATTTATTTTTAGCAAAATCGTCTCCAACATAAAAATCGAAGTTTCTACCAATCAACAAATCTCCATCTTCTGTATTTTCATTCCAAACTGCGAGAGAAGTACAACCCACGACCATCAAATCCTGCATTGCATGACCAATATCGTGTGCGCCGTGCAAGTACAAACTCCTCAGATATTTCGGCGCAATAAAATTATATTTATCTGATGCATATTGAGACAACCCAAATAATTCGGCCTGATAATCTTCCCGTACATTGAGATACATTTTTCGGTTGTACCATTTTAAAAAACCTCTCAATATCTTTTGCTTAAATTTCGAAGGAACAAAACCTTCCACTTTAGAAAAGAAAATCTCTTCCTGCTTTTGCATTAAATTTTGAGTCAATGCACCGTTGTTATACCCTAATTGTAAAGGATTTCCCTTAATATATAATTCCCA encodes:
- a CDS encoding C45 family autoproteolytic acyltransferase/hydolase is translated as MKTLFYLFLIINLTSCGVRKSIKHVPSVKQYSLEIPKVNKINDSTFNFNQNYLTKNKQQLWELYIKGNPLQLGYNNGALTQNLMQKQEEIFFSKVEGFVPSKFKQKILRGFLKWYNRKMYLNVREDYQAELFGLSQYASDKYNFIAPKYLRSLYLHGAHDIGHAMQDLMVVGCTSLAVWNENTEDGDLLIGRNFDFYVGDDFAKNKLIEFVEPEQGIPYLSVSWPGMIGVVSGMNKEGITVTINAGKSKIPLTAKTPISFMTREILQYAKNIDEAIAITKKRKVFVSESILVGSANDKNAVIIEVSPDNFGVYKVENTSRVFCTNHFQSEAYKNDKRNQKHIIESHSEYRYEKLQELLEENKKLTPEKMASILRDKSGLKGEKIGYGNEKAINQLLAHHAVIFSPEKKLVWVSSTPYQLGEFVCYDLNEIFSEKRLKNGEFAKSDLNIAKDPFVDSQEYKNYEEYKKLSSHIEDAIDDKKKILSDEFINNYQSLNPDFWFVYYQAGKYYFNKKEYSKAKIQFEKALTKEITTVPDKENVEEYLKKTLKKLK